The following proteins are co-located in the Dyadobacter chenwenxiniae genome:
- a CDS encoding capsule assembly Wzi family protein: MRVCLFAVIACLALNAHAQDSTIYYRASLLLSGATDQTPFWAHANQNGNIPMDGNFGLVNAGVYKVYNPHDPRIFQWSGGIQGIAGYGKNGKAFLSDAYIAGKIGKVEILAGQKSNVVGLMDTTMTSGSLSVAGNSRPFPRVQIAIPEYLPLYITNNLLSFKFSYSEGYLGSSRLNYGIEREVSYTYFHQKSLYFRFGKPTGRLNVYVGANHQAVWGGEDKIIPLYNPEPLKAYWYTISGKTLNFNKIGNHFGTVDLGAEWRGKTWSYFVYRQNIYETGSLFSIINFDDGLNGVRVKRIKPLPAGSNRFAFQSFLLEAVGTNSQVNKSPLSGLAIYEKGNYYNSYIYERGWSYYNRGIGTPLAPSSHITRPSLPVNASEFTNNNRFWAFHTGITASWLKTYFGLRGTYSKNSGSLLSPFDSKKEQISISLTAERNLKLFNGCSVFTNITADFGELYPDSQGLIVGLRKSGLLN, encoded by the coding sequence ATGCGAGTCTGCCTTTTTGCCGTAATTGCCTGTCTCGCGTTAAATGCTCACGCCCAAGACTCAACTATTTATTATAGAGCCAGCTTGTTGTTGTCTGGCGCAACGGATCAAACCCCTTTCTGGGCACATGCAAACCAGAATGGCAACATTCCCATGGACGGGAATTTTGGTCTGGTTAATGCTGGCGTATACAAGGTTTACAATCCTCACGATCCCAGGATTTTCCAGTGGAGCGGTGGCATTCAAGGCATTGCGGGTTATGGAAAGAATGGCAAAGCATTTCTCTCTGATGCGTACATCGCCGGGAAAATCGGAAAAGTTGAAATACTGGCAGGTCAGAAAAGCAACGTCGTGGGGCTGATGGACACCACAATGACATCAGGTTCGTTGTCCGTTGCTGGGAACTCCAGGCCATTTCCCCGCGTACAGATAGCAATTCCGGAATATCTTCCGCTCTATATAACTAACAATCTTTTATCTTTTAAATTCTCTTACTCCGAGGGCTATTTAGGAAGCAGCAGGCTCAACTACGGGATTGAAAGAGAAGTTTCATACACCTACTTCCACCAAAAGTCCCTGTATTTTCGGTTTGGCAAGCCTACTGGCCGTTTGAATGTTTATGTAGGAGCGAATCATCAGGCAGTTTGGGGCGGAGAAGATAAAATTATCCCGCTATATAACCCTGAACCGCTGAAAGCTTATTGGTATACAATCTCAGGTAAAACGTTGAATTTCAACAAAATTGGAAATCACTTCGGAACTGTTGACTTAGGCGCAGAATGGCGAGGAAAGACTTGGTCTTACTTTGTTTACAGACAGAACATTTATGAGACAGGCTCACTTTTCAGTATTATCAACTTCGATGATGGCTTGAACGGCGTAAGGGTTAAAAGAATCAAACCGCTGCCTGCCGGATCAAACCGGTTTGCGTTCCAGAGTTTTTTATTGGAGGCTGTTGGTACCAACAGCCAGGTTAACAAATCACCATTGTCAGGTCTGGCGATTTATGAGAAGGGAAATTATTACAATAGTTACATTTATGAACGCGGGTGGTCTTATTATAATCGCGGGATTGGCACGCCGCTGGCCCCGTCGTCCCACATTACACGCCCGTCATTACCCGTCAATGCTTCGGAGTTTACCAATAATAACAGATTCTGGGCGTTTCATACTGGTATCACAGCTTCTTGGCTTAAAACATATTTTGGGCTCAGAGGCACCTATTCGAAGAATTCCGGTTCTCTATTGAGCCCTTTTGACTCGAAGAAAGAACAGATTTCAATATCGCTTACGGCGGAAAGAAACCTTAAATTATTTAACGGTTGTAGCGTTTTTACTAACATTACTGCTGATTTTGGTGAACTTTATCCTGATTCTCAGGGCTTGATCGTTGGTTTGAGGAAAAGTGGACTTTTGAATTAG